The nucleotide sequence CAGGCCCGTCCTCTTGGCCAGCTTTTCCTGGGAGAGGCCGAGCCGCAGACGGTGACGCCGGACGGTCACGCCCAATGCAAGTTTGTGGTCCACCCCCACACCTCCTCGGTTTCGTTAACAGTTTGCCAGCGATAAAGGTCTTGACAACATTAACTTTACCGAGGGTTACTGACATAAACTGTCATCCGTGTCAGAGTTTTTCGTCGCCTTGCCCCGGACCGAGGGCTCTGGTAAGATTGCTCCAATTCGTTGTCTGCGGGGTTTATTCCGATGTTGGCCAAGGTTTTTTCAGCGGCAGTGCGCGGGGTCGAGGGCTACGTGGTGGAGGTGGAGGCCGATGTATCGCCGGGCCTCTCCACCTTCTTCACCGTGGGGCTGCCCGACGTGGCGGTGAAGGAATCCAAGGACCGCGTCCGGGCGGCGGTGCGCAATTCCGGCTACGACTTCGCCCCGGGTTCCTACACCGTCAACCTCGCCCCCGCCGACACGAAGAAGGAAGGCCCGTCCTTCGACCTGCCCATCGCCCTGGCGGTCTTGATCGCCACCCGGCAGATGGTGGCCGTCCGGCGCGATCGGATTGCCGTGGTCGGCGAGCTCTCCCTGGACGGCGCCCTGCGCGGGGTGCGCGGTATCCTGCCCATCGCGGTGGCGCTGCGGGACGAGGGGTTCAAGGCGCTCATCGTGCCTAAAGAGAACGCGAAGGAGGCCGCCCTGGTGGACGGTCTCGACGTTTTTGCCCTGGAAACCCTGGCCCAGGCGGCGGAACTCCTCGAGGGGCGTCTGACCCCCGAGCCCTTCAAGGTGGACCTGCAGGAGGAGTTCACCCAGGCCGCGAACTACGACCTGGACCTGGTGGACGTGAAGGGCCAGGAGCACGCCAAGCGCGCCCTGGAGGTCGCCGCGGCCGGCGGGCATAACCTCCTGATGATGGGCCCCCCCGGCGCCGGGAAGACCATGCTCGCCCGCAGGTTGCCCACCATCCTACCGAAAATGTCCCTGGACGAGGCGCTGGAGACGACCAAGGTCCACTCCGTGGCGGGGATGCTGCCGTCGAACCAGGCCCTGGTCGCCACGCGCCCCTTCCGTTCGCCCCACCACACCATCTCGTCGGCGGGGCTAATCGGCGGGGGGAGCTACCCCCGGCCGGGCGAGGTTTCCCTGGCCCACCACGGGGTACTCTTCCTCGACGAGCTGCCGGAGTTCGAGCGCCACGTCCTCGAGGTGCTGCGCCAGCCCCTGGAAGATCGCCGGGTGACCATCGCCCGGGCCCAGATCAGCCTCACCTTCCCCGCCAGCTTCACCCTGGTCGCCTCGATGAACCCCTGCCCCTGCGGCTACTACGGCGACCCGAACCACAGCTGCACCTGTTCCCCGGCTTCCATCCGCCGCTACCGCTCGAAAATCTCCGGCCCCCTCCTGGACCGCATAGACATCCACCTCGAGGTCCCGGCGGTGCCCTACCGGGAGCTTTCCGCCGAACGCTCGGGCGAACCGAGCGCTGTTGTGCGCGAGCGGGTCAACGCCGCCCGGGAGCGCCAGCAGGAGCGCTACGCCGGCACCGGCATCCACTCCAACGCCGGGCTCACCAGTAAGATGATTCGGACATTCTGCCAGCCCGAGCCGGAGGCCCAGCAGCTCCTGCACCAGGCGGTGGACCGGCTGGGGTTCTCGGCCCGGGCCTACGACCGGGTGCTCAAGCTGGGCCGGACCATCGCCGACCTGGAGGATGCGCCCACAATCACGGCGGCCCACGTCTCCGAGGGCATCGCCTACCGGAGCCTGGACCGCAAGTTCAAGGTGTAGCCGGGGATTGTTGAAGGTTGCGGGGGGAGGTTGTAATGGGAAAAATGACGGCGCTCATTGGGTTTATTTTCGCCGGAGCCGTCCTGGCCGCGGGCTGGGTCGAGGCGGAGGGATTGACGAGTTTGACGCTGCCGGGGCCCGACGACCGCGAGTATCTGGCGGAGCCGCTGGACTCGCGGCCGGTGTACGATGCGGATGACGACTCGGAGCCGCTGCACCGGGTGGTCACCCTGCGCCTTTCCGTCGGCGATGGAATGCAGACGGTGGTCGAGGCGGACCTGACGCGGGGTTGCGAGCGGATGCTGGCCCGCGTCGCTCCCGACGGCGGCCTCTACCTTCTCCTGGGCGGCCTCTCCCGCTATACCCTCCTGCGCTGGCGGCCGGGAAACGACGCCGAACTCCTGCTGGAAGGCGGTGATTTCATCGCCCGCACCGAAGACGAACGGCTCGTACTCACCCGCGACCTGCCCTGCGACGCTGAAGCCTATGGATTCAGCGAGGGTGGCGTTCTGCCGAAGCGCTCCGACGGCTCACCGCCTGGTGGAATAAGCCAGAGCCTCTATCAGCAGTA is from bacterium and encodes:
- a CDS encoding YifB family Mg chelatase-like AAA ATPase is translated as MLAKVFSAAVRGVEGYVVEVEADVSPGLSTFFTVGLPDVAVKESKDRVRAAVRNSGYDFAPGSYTVNLAPADTKKEGPSFDLPIALAVLIATRQMVAVRRDRIAVVGELSLDGALRGVRGILPIAVALRDEGFKALIVPKENAKEAALVDGLDVFALETLAQAAELLEGRLTPEPFKVDLQEEFTQAANYDLDLVDVKGQEHAKRALEVAAAGGHNLLMMGPPGAGKTMLARRLPTILPKMSLDEALETTKVHSVAGMLPSNQALVATRPFRSPHHTISSAGLIGGGSYPRPGEVSLAHHGVLFLDELPEFERHVLEVLRQPLEDRRVTIARAQISLTFPASFTLVASMNPCPCGYYGDPNHSCTCSPASIRRYRSKISGPLLDRIDIHLEVPAVPYRELSAERSGEPSAVVRERVNAARERQQERYAGTGIHSNAGLTSKMIRTFCQPEPEAQQLLHQAVDRLGFSARAYDRVLKLGRTIADLEDAPTITAAHVSEGIAYRSLDRKFKV